From Chryseobacterium gallinarum, one genomic window encodes:
- a CDS encoding YegP family protein, whose translation MGKFIISKRNNGDFQFNLKAGNGQVILTSQGYSSKPSCENGIESVKTNAQDYSRFERNTAKDGRCYFNLKAGNGQIIGTSQMYESDNGMENGIESVKNNAPNASVEEEINN comes from the coding sequence ATGGGAAAATTTATTATTTCTAAAAGAAACAACGGTGACTTTCAGTTTAACCTTAAAGCAGGTAATGGCCAGGTAATTTTAACCAGCCAGGGGTATAGCTCAAAACCTTCCTGTGAAAACGGCATAGAATCTGTAAAAACAAATGCACAGGACTATTCCAGGTTTGAAAGAAATACAGCTAAAGATGGCAGATGCTACTTTAACCTTAAAGCCGGAAACGGACAAATCATAGGAACAAGCCAGATGTATGAATCTGATAACGGAATGGAAAACGGAATAGAATCTGTAAAAAACAATGCTCCCAATGCATCTGTGGAAGAGGAAATCAACAATTAA
- a CDS encoding phosphohydrolase, whose protein sequence is MTKEELLNKAIKIADKAHKGQTDKYHAPYIAHVMRVMEYGKTLDEKIVGVLHDVVEDHPLEFSLDYLRTEGFPEYIIFAISCLTKFDPEEDYDEFIKRTERSPLAVAVKLNDLRDNMDLRRVNRELTPKDIKRFNKYLKAYRYLIEKY, encoded by the coding sequence ATGACAAAAGAAGAACTGCTGAATAAAGCTATAAAGATTGCCGATAAGGCTCATAAAGGACAAACGGACAAATACCATGCTCCCTATATTGCCCACGTTATGCGCGTTATGGAATACGGTAAAACACTGGATGAAAAAATTGTAGGAGTCCTGCACGATGTGGTAGAAGATCATCCCCTGGAATTCAGTCTTGATTATTTAAGAACCGAAGGCTTTCCGGAATATATCATTTTTGCGATAAGCTGCCTTACCAAATTTGATCCTGAAGAAGATTATGACGAATTCATCAAACGAACAGAAAGATCTCCTCTTGCCGTAGCGGTAAAACTTAACGACCTTCGTGATAATATGGACCTTAGAAGAGTAAACAGAGAACTTACTCCTAAAGATATTAAAAGATTCAATAAGTATCTGAAAGCCTATCGTTACCTGATAGAAAAGTATTAA
- a CDS encoding DUF2490 domain-containing protein, with the protein MKLFLSLGLLFSITFFKSQEHVSSFNAVTLTYKFHPKFFLYAEGQLRGNEDYTYPDYYEIKGGVGYNLTKNHKPFIGLGRYVNYKNHSLSREEFRVWLQDVIDFKKGIVKFENRFRAEKSWFYEPQTDNTSQRMRYRYRLNVSVPLNSKTIKKGTIFANAYDEIFLVSPMKPTFARNRVYGGFGYQIDEYFGILTGYLWQREFEAKGNKNLHFIYLALNINIDGTDHHVKTYDFPGAD; encoded by the coding sequence ATGAAGCTTTTTTTAAGTCTGGGTTTGCTTTTCAGTATTACATTTTTTAAATCACAGGAACATGTTTCCAGCTTCAATGCAGTGACTCTGACCTATAAGTTTCATCCAAAATTTTTCCTCTATGCAGAAGGTCAGCTTCGTGGTAATGAAGATTACACGTACCCTGACTATTATGAAATAAAAGGAGGGGTAGGGTACAATTTAACCAAGAATCATAAACCTTTCATAGGGCTCGGAAGATATGTCAATTATAAAAATCATAGCTTAAGCAGGGAAGAGTTCAGGGTATGGCTTCAGGATGTAATAGATTTCAAAAAGGGGATCGTAAAGTTTGAAAACCGTTTCCGGGCCGAGAAAAGCTGGTTTTATGAACCCCAGACCGACAATACCTCACAAAGAATGCGTTACCGGTACCGTCTGAATGTCAGTGTACCGTTAAATTCAAAAACGATTAAGAAAGGGACAATTTTTGCCAATGCTTATGACGAAATTTTCCTGGTAAGTCCGATGAAGCCTACTTTTGCACGAAATAGAGTATACGGCGGTTTCGGCTATCAGATTGATGAATATTTCGGAATCTTAACCGGTTACCTGTGGCAGCGCGAGTTTGAAGCTAAAGGAAATAAAAACCTGCATTTTATTTATCTTGCTTTAAACATCAATATTGACGGAACAGATCATCATGTGAAAACCTACGATTTCCCGGGGGCAGATTAA
- a CDS encoding TonB-dependent receptor plug domain-containing protein has product MVKKIGSIFFLGSLLWAHAQEKTTDIESIEFQGKFISTPYKSANQNITVITKEEIVNSPARSIDEILQQVPGMDIRRRGANGVQSDIGFRGSSFEQVLLLLNGIRMNDSQTGHNNMNIPVDLDEVEKIEIIKGPAARRFGQNAYAGVINIITRINPGKRVKISAEGGDYSTYGLGFNAQLGNEKFSNALQANSASSQGYMYNTDYEIRNVFYQGKLNLQNGDLRLQAGFSEKKFGANGFYSSKAATEQYEETQASIVSIAYQQRFGKLRLNSNVYWRRGQDMYLFNRQNPSIYRNMHIGNNVGGEVNSSYQWGLGTTGVGVELRKELLVSSNLGNPDRFVSQVFFEHHFSLFDKKLNISPGISWANYSKEGNFFYPGLDVGYNFNPNSKIYGNIAKVHRVPTFTELYYISKTEQGNPELLPENALSSEIGYQYQNNRILAKISGFMRNSDNSIDWVKNSIDDMVWHALNVGEIKTRGIEAEINHKATDWLRYSLGYTYIDSSYKESNDFISRYILDNLKHQFVAKLEIKFFGNFTNELVYRYNERVNLGTYNLLDEKLSFNQKDYSVYVLINNITNTKYTEAFGVEMPQRWFHIGFSYNINIK; this is encoded by the coding sequence ATGGTCAAGAAGATAGGAAGTATTTTTTTTCTCGGGTCCCTGCTTTGGGCTCATGCCCAGGAAAAGACAACGGATATTGAAAGCATTGAATTCCAGGGTAAATTTATTTCCACACCGTATAAAAGCGCCAACCAGAATATCACCGTTATTACCAAAGAAGAAATAGTGAATTCGCCGGCCAGAAGTATTGATGAAATTCTTCAACAGGTTCCGGGGATGGATATCAGGAGGAGAGGAGCTAACGGGGTTCAGAGTGATATAGGATTTCGTGGAAGTTCTTTTGAACAGGTTTTACTGTTGCTGAACGGGATCAGAATGAATGATTCCCAGACAGGGCACAATAATATGAATATTCCGGTAGACCTGGATGAGGTTGAAAAAATTGAGATCATAAAAGGTCCGGCGGCCAGACGTTTCGGCCAGAATGCATATGCCGGGGTAATTAATATCATTACCAGGATAAATCCGGGAAAACGGGTGAAAATAAGTGCTGAAGGCGGAGATTACAGTACCTACGGACTGGGATTCAATGCACAGTTGGGAAATGAAAAATTTTCCAACGCTCTTCAGGCCAATTCCGCATCCTCACAAGGATATATGTACAATACCGATTATGAGATCAGGAATGTATTCTATCAGGGAAAATTGAACCTTCAAAACGGAGACCTCAGATTGCAGGCCGGATTTTCCGAAAAGAAATTCGGGGCCAATGGGTTTTATTCGTCCAAAGCAGCTACCGAGCAGTATGAGGAAACCCAGGCATCTATTGTAAGCATTGCTTATCAGCAGAGATTCGGGAAGTTGAGACTGAATTCTAATGTCTATTGGAGAAGAGGCCAGGATATGTACCTTTTCAACAGACAAAATCCTTCCATTTACAGGAATATGCATATTGGGAATAATGTAGGAGGAGAAGTGAATTCCAGTTACCAATGGGGACTGGGAACAACGGGAGTAGGCGTTGAATTGAGAAAAGAGCTTTTGGTGAGCAGTAACCTGGGAAATCCGGACCGCTTTGTATCCCAGGTTTTCTTTGAACATCATTTTTCATTATTTGATAAAAAATTAAATATCAGCCCCGGCATTTCATGGGCAAATTATTCTAAAGAAGGAAACTTTTTTTATCCGGGCCTTGATGTAGGATACAACTTTAATCCCAATAGTAAAATTTACGGAAATATTGCAAAAGTGCATCGGGTTCCTACCTTTACAGAGCTTTATTATATCAGTAAAACCGAACAGGGAAACCCGGAATTGTTACCTGAAAATGCCCTGTCATCAGAGATTGGTTATCAGTATCAAAACAACAGAATCCTGGCAAAAATCAGCGGTTTTATGAGGAATTCTGATAATTCTATCGACTGGGTAAAAAACAGCATAGATGATATGGTATGGCATGCCCTGAATGTAGGAGAGATTAAAACCAGAGGGATAGAAGCTGAAATAAATCATAAGGCGACGGATTGGCTGAGATACTCCCTGGGGTATACTTATATTGACAGTAGCTATAAGGAGTCAAATGATTTTATTTCGAGATATATTCTGGATAACCTGAAGCATCAATTCGTAGCAAAACTGGAAATCAAATTCTTTGGAAATTTCACAAACGAATTGGTATACCGATATAACGAAAGAGTAAATCTGGGAACATACAATCTTCTTGATGAAAAGCTGAGCTTCAATCAGAAAGACTATTCGGTCTATGTATTAATCAATAATATAACAAATACAAAATATACGGAAGCATTTGGAGTGGAAATGCCGCAAAGATGGTTCCACATTGGGTTTTCTTATAATATCAATATTAAGTAG
- the uvrA gene encoding excinuclease ABC subunit UvrA: MANTTEIDIKKQIFVKNAHLNNLKHIDVLIPKNKLIVITGVSGSGKSSLAFDTIYAEGQRRYVESLSSYARQFLGKLEKPKVDDIKGLAPSIAIQQKVISSNPRSTVGTSTEIYDYLKLLFARIGKTFSPISGEEVKKDSVSDVVDFIKASKKDTSFLLTAPLEYDADNFKETLNVLKLAGFTRLEINGNVAGIEDLESFGFTPEKGMTINLVIDRFSYEEDESFLQRLADSIQMAFYEGRGYCSLKNTDTGKVKEFSNKFELDGMEFLEPNVHFFSFNNPYGACPACEGYGKVIGIDEDLVVPNKTLSVYEDAIVCWRGESMSEWKKDFIKKAGDFPIHKPYHQLTKEQKNFLWKGDGKSNFPCINNFFKMLEENLYKIQYRVMLSRYRGKTLCPTCEGLRLREETSWVKVDGHNIQSMIELPLDELFPLINGLKLSEHDQEIAKRLLYEITTRIEFLLKVGLGYLTLNRTSNTLSGGESQRINLATSLGSSLVGSIYILDEPSIGLHSKDTENLIDVLKNLRDLGNTVIVVEHDEDVMRAADYIIDIGPEAGYLGGELVFAGDYKDLKKANTLTSEYLTGRLEIKVPSKRRKAKEWIHIKGARQNNLKNIDVDVPLENLVVISGVSGSGKSTLMKEILTNDIQIQLGMGGKKGDYDSVEFPKKLIKNIELIDQNPIGKSSRSNPVTYLKAYDDIRDLFAKQKVAKMMGYKPKHFSFNVDGGRCDECKGEGVINVSMQFMADIELECEVCKGTRFKNEILEVKFDEKNISDILHMTVDEALEFFKDNHEEKIVTKLKPLQEVGLGYLQLGQSSSTLSGGEAQRVKLASFLVKGVTTDKTLFIFDEPSTGLHFHDIQKLLKSLQALIDLGHSVIVIEHQPDIIKCADYIIDIGPEAGKHGGEVVFAGTPEELIKNKQSYTARYIKEKLEH, from the coding sequence ATGGCTAATACAACAGAAATAGATATTAAAAAACAGATTTTCGTTAAGAATGCTCACCTTAACAATCTGAAACATATAGATGTCCTGATTCCAAAAAACAAACTTATTGTTATTACAGGGGTTTCAGGAAGTGGCAAATCATCCCTGGCTTTCGATACCATCTACGCTGAAGGGCAAAGAAGATATGTTGAAAGTTTGAGTTCATATGCACGTCAGTTTTTAGGGAAATTAGAAAAACCTAAAGTAGACGATATTAAAGGACTGGCTCCTTCTATTGCGATCCAGCAAAAGGTAATTTCTTCCAATCCCCGTTCTACGGTAGGAACTTCCACAGAAATCTATGATTACCTGAAACTTTTATTTGCAAGAATCGGAAAGACCTTTTCCCCGATTTCGGGCGAAGAAGTAAAAAAAGATTCGGTTTCAGACGTGGTTGATTTCATCAAAGCCTCTAAAAAAGATACTTCTTTCTTATTGACAGCCCCATTGGAGTATGATGCCGACAATTTTAAAGAAACCTTAAATGTTTTGAAACTCGCAGGTTTTACCCGTCTGGAAATCAATGGAAATGTAGCTGGAATTGAAGATCTGGAAAGTTTTGGATTTACTCCGGAAAAAGGAATGACTATCAATCTTGTCATTGACCGTTTTTCTTATGAGGAAGATGAAAGCTTTTTACAGCGACTTGCCGACTCTATTCAAATGGCATTCTATGAAGGCCGGGGGTATTGTTCACTGAAAAATACCGATACGGGAAAAGTAAAAGAATTCTCCAATAAATTTGAACTGGATGGGATGGAATTCCTTGAACCGAATGTTCACTTTTTCAGCTTCAATAACCCATACGGAGCATGCCCTGCCTGTGAAGGATACGGAAAAGTAATCGGAATTGATGAAGATCTTGTGGTTCCCAACAAAACGTTGTCTGTTTACGAAGATGCCATTGTCTGCTGGAGAGGGGAAAGCATGAGCGAATGGAAAAAGGATTTCATCAAAAAAGCAGGTGACTTCCCTATCCACAAACCCTACCATCAATTGACCAAAGAACAGAAAAATTTCCTTTGGAAAGGAGATGGTAAAAGTAATTTCCCTTGTATCAATAATTTCTTCAAAATGCTTGAAGAAAACCTTTATAAAATTCAATACCGCGTAATGCTGTCACGCTACAGGGGGAAAACCCTTTGCCCTACCTGTGAGGGGCTAAGATTACGTGAAGAAACCAGCTGGGTAAAAGTAGACGGGCATAACATCCAATCGATGATTGAGCTGCCTTTGGATGAACTGTTTCCACTGATCAATGGTTTAAAGCTTTCAGAGCATGACCAGGAAATAGCCAAAAGATTATTGTACGAAATCACTACCCGTATTGAATTTTTATTAAAAGTAGGTTTAGGATATTTAACCTTAAACAGAACCTCTAATACGTTATCCGGAGGAGAAAGCCAGAGAATCAACCTGGCAACAAGTCTCGGAAGTTCCCTGGTAGGCTCCATTTATATTCTGGATGAGCCATCTATCGGGCTTCACTCCAAGGATACGGAAAACCTGATTGATGTTTTAAAGAACCTTCGTGACCTGGGAAATACCGTGATTGTTGTAGAACATGATGAAGATGTCATGCGGGCTGCCGATTATATTATTGACATCGGTCCGGAAGCCGGCTATCTTGGAGGAGAGCTGGTATTTGCCGGTGATTATAAAGATTTGAAAAAAGCCAATACGCTTACTTCAGAATACCTTACAGGAAGGCTGGAGATCAAAGTTCCTTCAAAACGAAGAAAAGCAAAAGAATGGATCCACATCAAAGGAGCCCGTCAGAATAATCTTAAAAATATTGATGTAGATGTTCCGCTGGAAAACCTTGTTGTGATTTCCGGGGTTTCGGGAAGTGGAAAATCTACCTTGATGAAGGAGATTCTGACCAATGACATTCAGATTCAATTAGGAATGGGCGGGAAAAAAGGAGATTATGACTCCGTAGAATTTCCTAAAAAACTGATTAAAAATATTGAACTGATAGACCAGAATCCGATCGGAAAATCTTCCCGTTCAAACCCTGTAACCTATCTGAAAGCTTATGATGATATCCGTGATCTTTTTGCCAAACAAAAAGTAGCCAAAATGATGGGTTACAAACCCAAACATTTCTCTTTCAACGTAGATGGAGGAAGATGTGACGAATGTAAAGGTGAAGGGGTGATCAATGTTTCCATGCAGTTTATGGCCGATATTGAGCTTGAATGTGAAGTATGTAAAGGAACACGCTTTAAAAATGAAATTCTGGAAGTAAAGTTTGATGAAAAAAATATTTCAGATATCCTTCACATGACTGTAGATGAAGCATTGGAATTTTTTAAGGATAATCACGAGGAAAAAATTGTCACCAAACTGAAACCTTTACAGGAGGTGGGATTGGGTTATTTACAATTGGGGCAAAGCTCTTCTACTCTATCCGGAGGGGAAGCACAGCGTGTGAAGCTGGCTTCATTTCTTGTAAAAGGAGTTACAACAGACAAAACCTTATTTATTTTTGATGAGCCTTCTACCGGTTTGCATTTCCATGATATCCAGAAATTACTGAAATCCCTGCAGGCTTTGATTGACCTTGGCCACTCCGTGATTGTTATTGAGCATCAGCCGGATATCATCAAATGTGCCGATTACATCATTGATATCGGACCGGAAGCCGGAAAACACGGTGGTGAAGTAGTTTTTGCAGGGACTCCCGAGGAGCTGATAAAAAATAAACAATCATATACCGCCAGGTATATTAAAGAGAAACTTGAACATTAA
- a CDS encoding threonine aldolase family protein: MKFSFKNDYSEGGHPNILQALLQHNLDQQAGYGEDEYSVKAKEAIKRKMNKEDAEIFFVSGGTQANLIVISSILKPYQCVISAATGHILNNETGAIEATGHKVLGIETPDGKLRPADIIPVLENHQNVPHQVMPKLVYISNSTELGTVYHKKELKELSDFCKERHLFLFMDGARLGHGLTSEASDLTLENIAELTDVFYLGGTKNGALIGEAIVLNNPDLQEDFAFNIKQKGALLAKGRLLGIQFLELMKNDLYFDLARHANQQAMKIKKALQQRGVSFLSDTFTNQIFPIVSHHFIEVLSEGFEFYVWKKIDDQFSAIRLITSWNTPDEAVDRFIEIIEKEL; encoded by the coding sequence ATGAAATTTTCATTTAAAAACGACTATTCCGAGGGAGGTCACCCGAATATATTACAAGCTCTTTTACAACATAATCTTGACCAGCAAGCCGGTTATGGGGAAGACGAATACTCAGTGAAGGCAAAAGAAGCCATTAAGCGGAAGATGAATAAGGAAGATGCTGAAATTTTCTTTGTTTCAGGAGGAACGCAAGCTAACTTAATTGTGATTTCTTCCATTTTAAAACCTTATCAATGTGTCATTTCTGCTGCTACCGGACATATTCTGAATAATGAAACCGGAGCGATTGAGGCAACGGGGCACAAAGTGCTGGGCATTGAGACTCCGGATGGAAAGCTGAGGCCAGCGGATATTATTCCGGTACTGGAAAATCATCAGAACGTTCCGCATCAGGTAATGCCTAAACTGGTGTATATTTCGAATTCTACCGAATTGGGAACAGTTTACCATAAAAAAGAACTGAAAGAACTCTCAGATTTTTGTAAGGAACGGCATTTATTTCTGTTTATGGATGGGGCGAGGTTGGGACATGGCCTGACCTCGGAAGCCAGTGATCTTACCTTAGAAAATATAGCGGAACTGACCGATGTTTTTTACCTGGGCGGAACTAAAAACGGAGCATTAATAGGAGAGGCTATTGTTTTGAATAATCCTGATCTTCAGGAAGATTTTGCATTCAACATCAAGCAAAAAGGAGCTTTACTGGCAAAAGGAAGACTTTTAGGAATACAGTTCCTGGAATTGATGAAAAATGATCTGTATTTTGACCTTGCCAGACATGCCAATCAGCAGGCTATGAAAATTAAGAAAGCATTGCAGCAAAGAGGAGTAAGTTTTCTTTCAGATACCTTCACCAATCAGATTTTTCCCATTGTGAGCCATCATTTTATTGAAGTTTTGTCTGAAGGGTTCGAATTTTATGTATGGAAAAAAATAGATGATCAGTTTTCTGCGATCCGCCTTATTACTTCATGGAACACCCCAGATGAAGCAGTAGATCGTTTCATTGAAATTATTGAAAAGGAATTATAA
- a CDS encoding reprolysin-like metallopeptidase — protein sequence MKLRITLISICASFLMNAQVLNTNGLGSDDLPGTTFKLNIDAFKRSIDANRKSPKKISGQSIVLTLIDGTQKEFILSENNLVSKRLDNIITFDGYSKDRQDKIKLTLVGDEISAMVKSSQGYYIIEPYKTKKGEYRIYNSFEMFGEKFQCGTDENEFKESLDAIAKGLNVQRSVSGFPYGSSLKTFRMAVATTGEFTTALGNQDAALGELVAMLNLINQIYESELSISFNLIDKTTNKTLIFTDGTTDPFTIDPSFASAANSQTGFNTMDSNGTLPYADYDIGHTFHIMPGTNGSAQGQAGPRPCTSTLKARAWSQWTLSMPKSLAANLIVHEMGHQFGAGHTYNAVGGTPSSPTFCTSGWNSAAAVEPGSGSTIMAYKNNCTTPNDQTNTGNNGLNYFHAKSIDQVLNTLAVSSTCFTSVAVNNTPPSANAGNTAISIPKNTPFRLKGIGSDAEDTNLSYTWDQVDVATANDKGAFGSTINGAGGYSAVNSTTAPLFRSEQSTTTTERYFPKMKFVLNNQNTPPTNEAEALPLVARTMKMRFTVRDNSVISGGADSDQVVVTVTNQGPLTVTYPNSNVSVNADSNINVTWDVNQTDALKSTVNILLSTDGGETFPYTLAANVPNNGTATVAIPFVPYTDKARIKVTAVINDYAEFFDVSNTNFTINSSCNAFQTIIAENPKSVTAIQGSPQANLNLQPQTSSNDTYSSKTLTFDAANMSPQSWYIYNQTQTAPHLLVSSSSMLSFRFKVTETGAYTLSYPSPNGVSVTIYKGTQTGTANFVTSNAVYSGTGTSFTYYRSFTANLEKGVDYFVTTRNLSNTPAGSSVVLSISGPGNFYNIVNNPVGVNYTYIAINTTTNAIIGTSVTADFTTLPPGTYTVQGISFTGAESALLNKTINELNQNKVCYQLSRNTVNLTITSSLATKEVAKKTIGLVPNPVKDYLQVHSDEKITHYEIYDASGRLMENNTMNNSEINFSRFKTGVYMLKLLNGKTLVHQSKIIKK from the coding sequence ATGAAATTAAGAATTACACTTATTTCTATCTGTGCATCTTTCCTTATGAATGCACAGGTATTGAATACTAATGGATTGGGTAGTGACGATCTTCCCGGGACTACCTTTAAATTGAATATCGATGCTTTTAAAAGAAGTATTGATGCTAACAGGAAAAGCCCCAAAAAAATTAGTGGGCAGTCTATTGTATTAACCCTTATTGACGGAACTCAAAAGGAATTTATTCTTTCTGAGAATAATCTTGTCAGTAAAAGGCTTGATAACATTATTACCTTTGACGGATATTCAAAAGACAGACAGGATAAGATAAAACTGACTTTAGTAGGAGACGAAATATCGGCAATGGTTAAATCCAGCCAGGGCTATTATATTATTGAACCTTACAAAACAAAAAAAGGAGAGTACCGGATTTATAATTCCTTTGAAATGTTCGGTGAGAAATTTCAATGCGGAACTGATGAAAATGAATTTAAAGAAAGCCTGGATGCTATTGCTAAAGGACTGAATGTTCAAAGGTCAGTCTCCGGTTTTCCGTACGGAAGCAGCCTGAAAACATTCAGAATGGCTGTTGCCACTACTGGTGAATTTACCACTGCTCTTGGGAATCAGGATGCAGCCCTGGGAGAATTGGTAGCGATGCTGAATCTTATCAACCAGATCTATGAATCAGAACTATCGATTTCCTTTAACCTGATTGATAAAACAACCAATAAGACCCTGATTTTTACAGATGGGACCACGGATCCTTTTACCATAGATCCTTCTTTTGCATCGGCGGCCAATTCACAGACCGGATTCAATACGATGGATTCAAACGGAACTCTTCCTTATGCCGATTATGATATTGGCCATACTTTCCATATTATGCCGGGGACGAACGGAAGCGCCCAGGGGCAGGCAGGTCCAAGGCCTTGTACGTCAACCCTTAAAGCAAGAGCCTGGAGCCAATGGACACTTTCCATGCCGAAATCATTGGCAGCTAATCTGATTGTTCACGAAATGGGACACCAGTTTGGAGCGGGACACACCTATAATGCAGTGGGGGGAACTCCTTCAAGCCCTACATTCTGTACTTCCGGATGGAATTCTGCAGCAGCAGTAGAACCGGGCTCAGGATCCACAATCATGGCATACAAAAATAACTGTACGACTCCGAATGACCAGACCAATACCGGAAATAACGGCTTGAATTATTTCCATGCCAAAAGTATTGATCAGGTATTGAATACCCTTGCCGTATCTTCCACTTGCTTTACCTCGGTTGCTGTCAATAATACACCTCCTTCCGCCAACGCAGGAAACACAGCGATCAGTATTCCGAAGAATACACCTTTCAGATTAAAGGGAATAGGAAGCGATGCAGAAGATACAAACTTATCTTATACCTGGGATCAGGTAGATGTGGCTACTGCCAATGATAAAGGAGCATTCGGAAGTACCATTAACGGAGCCGGCGGATATTCTGCAGTAAACAGTACAACGGCACCATTGTTCAGGTCTGAGCAGAGTACCACTACTACTGAACGGTATTTTCCTAAAATGAAATTTGTTCTGAACAATCAGAATACACCTCCTACCAATGAAGCAGAAGCACTTCCTTTGGTAGCCAGAACTATGAAAATGAGATTTACGGTAAGGGACAACAGTGTAATTTCCGGCGGAGCAGATTCTGATCAGGTGGTAGTTACAGTAACCAATCAAGGACCTTTAACGGTTACCTATCCAAATTCAAATGTCTCCGTGAATGCGGATTCCAATATCAATGTAACATGGGATGTCAATCAGACTGATGCTTTAAAAAGTACGGTAAATATTCTTCTGTCTACGGATGGAGGAGAAACTTTTCCTTATACACTTGCTGCCAATGTGCCGAATAATGGTACCGCTACCGTAGCCATACCATTTGTTCCATATACGGATAAGGCAAGGATAAAAGTGACAGCTGTGATTAACGATTATGCAGAATTTTTTGATGTATCCAATACCAATTTTACAATTAATTCAAGCTGTAACGCTTTCCAGACAATTATTGCAGAAAATCCTAAATCGGTAACAGCTATCCAGGGAAGCCCACAGGCAAATCTTAATCTACAGCCACAGACTTCATCCAATGATACTTATAGTTCTAAGACATTGACTTTTGATGCGGCTAATATGAGCCCTCAAAGCTGGTATATTTATAATCAGACACAAACAGCTCCCCACTTGCTTGTATCAAGTTCAAGCATGCTGTCTTTCAGATTTAAAGTAACAGAGACTGGTGCTTATACATTAAGTTACCCTTCTCCTAACGGGGTTTCGGTTACTATTTATAAAGGAACTCAAACAGGGACAGCTAACTTTGTAACATCTAATGCTGTTTATTCGGGAACGGGTACAAGCTTTACATATTATAGATCATTTACGGCCAATCTGGAAAAAGGGGTGGACTATTTTGTAACAACAAGGAATTTAAGCAATACTCCTGCAGGATCAAGTGTAGTTCTTAGTATTTCAGGCCCGGGGAATTTCTATAATATAGTTAATAATCCTGTGGGTGTTAATTATACTTACATTGCTATTAATACAACCACTAATGCCATAATCGGTACAAGTGTAACGGCTGACTTTACGACCTTGCCACCGGGAACATATACGGTACAGGGGATTTCATTTACAGGAGCAGAAAGTGCTTTACTGAATAAGACAATCAATGAACTTAATCAAAACAAAGTTTGTTATCAACTAAGCAGAAATACGGTTAACCTTACCATTACTTCATCTTTGGCAACAAAAGAGGTTGCTAAAAAAACAATTGGCCTGGTTCCTAATCCGGTAAAAGATTATCTTCAGGTTCATAGTGACGAGAAAATCACACATTATGAAATCTATGATGCTTCCGGAAGACTGATGGAGAATAATACGATGAATAATTCAGAAATCAACTTCTCCAGATTTAAAACCGGAGTTTATATGTTAAAATTATTGAATGGTAAAACATTAGTACACCAATCTAAAATCATCAAGAAGTAA
- a CDS encoding metal-dependent transcriptional regulator — MKTTLTEENYLKALFHLVDNEGKVTINELSKFLNVKMPSVNNMMKKFAEKKWVIYETYKPLIVTENGRREAALVVRKHRLTEMFLVKKMNFGWENVHEIAEQLEHVHSQIFFDKMDEILDYPKFDPHGEPIPDKDGNIIAQDLQKLSNCEAGETVIFASVTLSDDAFLSYLNDRKLLLNTKVKVVKIENFDKSMTIEISGKKEILSKKATEKILVKK, encoded by the coding sequence TTGAAAACAACACTAACAGAAGAAAATTACCTGAAAGCATTATTTCATTTAGTGGATAATGAGGGGAAGGTAACCATTAATGAGCTTAGCAAATTTTTAAATGTAAAAATGCCGAGTGTCAATAATATGATGAAAAAATTTGCCGAAAAGAAATGGGTGATTTATGAAACATATAAACCGCTTATTGTTACGGAAAACGGAAGACGGGAAGCAGCATTGGTTGTCCGTAAGCACAGGCTTACCGAAATGTTTCTGGTAAAGAAAATGAATTTTGGCTGGGAAAACGTTCATGAGATTGCAGAACAGCTGGAACATGTTCATTCGCAGATTTTCTTTGATAAAATGGATGAAATTCTGGATTATCCTAAATTCGACCCGCACGGAGAGCCTATTCCGGATAAAGATGGGAATATTATTGCCCAGGATTTACAAAAATTAAGTAATTGTGAGGCAGGAGAAACGGTAATTTTCGCTTCTGTCACCCTTTCAGATGATGCCTTTCTAAGCTATCTGAATGACAGAAAGCTCCTCCTCAACACTAAGGTAAAAGTGGTTAAAATCGAAAACTTTGACAAGTCTATGACCATAGAAATCAGTGGTAAAAAAGAAATACTCAGTAAAAAAGCTACAGAAAAAATATTGGTAAAAAAATAA